In Mustela lutreola isolate mMusLut2 chromosome 1, mMusLut2.pri, whole genome shotgun sequence, one genomic interval encodes:
- the LOC131807553 gene encoding cytochrome c oxidase assembly factor 4 homolog, mitochondrial, with protein sequence MSTQGHTWDRQVKKEDEEEDPLDRLISRSGCAASHYAVQECMAQHQDWRQCQPQVQAFRDCMSEQQARRREELQRRKERGRPTTESPNYLSPENGPAETSTQRDPGKKS encoded by the coding sequence ATGTCAACTCAAGGCCATACCTGGGACCGACAGGTGaagaaggaagatgaggaagaggaCCCCCTGGACCGGCTGATCTCCCGTTCTGGCTGTGCTGCTTCCCATTATGCAGTACAGGAGTGCATGGCCCAACACCAGGACTGGCGCCAGTGTCAGCCGCAGGTACAGGCCTTCAGGGACTGCATGAGTGAACAGCAGGCAAGGCGGCGGGAGGAGCTGCAGAGGAGGAAAGAGCGAGGCCGTCCCACCACTGAGTCTCCAAACTACCTATCCCCAGAGAATGGCCCTGCAGAAACTAGCACCCAGAGAGATCCCGGGAAGAAGTCCTGA